In Pseudoalteromonas carrageenovora IAM 12662, the following proteins share a genomic window:
- a CDS encoding DUF962 domain-containing protein, which yields MENEHSFKSFKAFYPYYLKEHRNVTCRRLHFVGSVLVLAVIIIALLKQQYSLLWLLPVIGYGFAWIGHFFFEKNRPATFKHPFYSLWGDWVMFKDMLTGKIKF from the coding sequence ATGGAAAACGAACACTCGTTTAAGAGCTTTAAGGCATTTTACCCTTATTATTTAAAAGAACATCGAAATGTTACCTGCCGCCGTTTACACTTTGTGGGTAGCGTACTTGTACTTGCAGTTATTATAATCGCGCTATTAAAACAGCAATACAGCCTATTATGGTTATTGCCTGTTATTGGCTACGGGTTTGCTTGGATTGGGCACTTCTTTTTTGAAAAAAACCGCCCCGCAACTTTTAAACATCCTTTTTATAGTTTGTGGGGAGATTGGGTAATGTTTAAAGATATGCTAACTGGCAAAATAAAATTTTAA
- a CDS encoding fatty acid desaturase family protein, with product MKNINFDQLASDLDTIKMDTLGKVGQQDADYIRAVVRKQRVCEWSGRILLMLGFIQPLLWVAGVLLLALAKILDNMEIGHNVMHGQYDWMNDKQLNSQHFEWDIACDGQSWHRVHNFEHHTYTNIIGKDRDFGYGLLRLSDDFKWRFKNVWQFFTYINLSVLFQWGVSYHELAAERVFIGKKKENREGGVSHATLKQRFFSKGARQLIKDYAIFPLLAGPLFLWVLAGNLVANLIRNLWTSTIIFCGHFTEETETFKEEDCVNETQGQWYYRQVLGSSNIKGPHWFHVLTGHLSCQIEHHLFPDMPSSRYQEVAPQVQAVMQKHGIDYHTGGFFKQYSSVLKRIIRYSFK from the coding sequence TAGATACCATAAAAATGGATACGCTTGGCAAAGTAGGGCAACAAGATGCTGATTACATTCGCGCTGTTGTACGCAAACAGCGAGTGTGTGAATGGAGCGGGCGAATTTTGCTTATGCTTGGTTTTATTCAGCCATTACTGTGGGTTGCTGGTGTACTGTTATTAGCGCTAGCTAAAATTTTAGACAATATGGAAATTGGCCATAACGTTATGCACGGCCAATACGATTGGATGAACGACAAACAGCTTAACTCACAACATTTTGAGTGGGACATAGCGTGTGATGGGCAAAGCTGGCACCGCGTACATAACTTTGAGCATCATACGTATACTAATATTATTGGTAAAGACAGAGACTTTGGTTATGGGTTATTACGCTTAAGTGATGACTTTAAATGGCGCTTTAAAAATGTATGGCAGTTTTTTACGTATATTAATTTAAGTGTGCTCTTTCAGTGGGGGGTGTCGTATCACGAGCTGGCAGCTGAACGCGTGTTTATTGGTAAAAAGAAGGAAAACCGTGAAGGGGGTGTATCGCACGCTACTTTAAAACAACGTTTTTTTAGTAAGGGCGCCCGCCAGTTAATTAAAGATTATGCGATCTTCCCATTACTTGCAGGGCCTTTATTTTTATGGGTGTTAGCGGGTAATTTAGTGGCAAACTTAATTCGTAATTTATGGACATCAACCATAATATTTTGTGGGCACTTTACCGAAGAGACCGAAACCTTTAAAGAAGAAGACTGCGTAAACGAAACCCAAGGGCAGTGGTATTATCGCCAAGTATTGGGCTCGTCTAATATTAAAGGGCCGCATTGGTTTCATGTTTTAACTGGGCATTTGAGCTGTCAAATTGAGCATCATTTATTTCCTGATATGCCATCGTCGCGCTATCAAGAAGTGGCACCACAAGTACAAGCTGTTATGCAAAAGCACGGTATTGATTATCATACAGGTGGCTTTTTTAAACAGTACAGCTCGGTATTAAAACGTATTATTAGATACTCGTTCAAATAA
- a CDS encoding branched-chain amino acid aminotransferase has protein sequence MKMAAFGTVFMPQMIQARFSDNEWNESSIVPSDKLELHAGAHVLHYSSTCFEGLKAFRREDGSVYIFRMDANIARMQQSSALLSLPSFDGDMLKNMILEIVREYADETPLPPGSMYIRPTHIGTEAAIGKAAAPSMSSLLYTLLSPVGDYFAGGATALRVLLEEDGMRCAPHMGMVKSGGNYASALAPISAAREKYQADQILFCPGGDVQETGAANFILIDGNEIITKALDSTFLHGVTRNSILTIAKDLGMTVSERNFSVTELLERAAKPGTEAALSGTAAVLTAVGTFIHNDKEYKVGTGEPGPTTARLRQALNDIQWGRSEDKHGWLTKI, from the coding sequence ATTAAAATGGCCGCATTTGGTACCGTGTTTATGCCGCAGATGATTCAAGCTCGTTTTTCTGATAATGAATGGAACGAAAGCTCAATTGTCCCTTCCGATAAACTTGAACTTCATGCTGGTGCGCACGTTCTTCATTATTCAAGCACATGCTTTGAGGGCTTAAAGGCCTTTCGTCGTGAAGATGGTTCTGTTTATATTTTTAGAATGGATGCAAATATTGCCCGTATGCAGCAAAGCTCTGCTTTGTTGAGTTTACCTAGTTTTGATGGCGATATGTTAAAAAACATGATTTTAGAAATAGTGCGCGAATACGCAGACGAAACGCCATTACCACCAGGCTCTATGTATATTCGCCCAACCCACATAGGCACTGAGGCTGCAATTGGTAAAGCGGCAGCACCGTCTATGAGCTCACTTTTATATACATTATTATCGCCTGTGGGCGATTACTTTGCAGGCGGTGCTACCGCACTACGTGTATTACTTGAAGAAGACGGCATGCGCTGTGCGCCGCATATGGGTATGGTTAAAAGCGGTGGTAACTACGCCAGTGCACTTGCACCTATTAGTGCTGCACGTGAAAAGTATCAAGCAGATCAAATCTTATTTTGCCCAGGTGGCGACGTACAAGAAACCGGCGCAGCTAACTTTATTTTAATTGATGGCAACGAAATTATTACTAAAGCGCTTGATAGCACGTTTTTACATGGTGTAACGCGTAATAGTATTTTAACCATAGCCAAAGATTTAGGTATGACAGTAAGCGAGCGTAACTTTAGTGTTACTGAGCTACTAGAGCGCGCAGCTAAACCAGGTACAGAGGCTGCACTTTCGGGCACTGCTGCGGTACTTACTGCTGTGGGTACGTTTATTCATAACGATAAAGAATACAAAGTAGGTACTGGCGAGCCAGGCCCAACTACAGCACGCTTACGCCAAGCATTGAACGATATTCAATGGGGCAGAAGCGAAGATAAGCACGGTTGGTTAACTAAAATCTAA
- a CDS encoding TonB-dependent receptor plug domain-containing protein: MNKRPLFKLQQTAPQKLLALSVSAALLGSFSINAAEQEPQAQKDIEQISVIGSRRLGRTVEDSAVPIDIIGADALKSSGLTETNALLSNLLPSFNFPQASLTDGSDHVRPAQLRGLAPDHTLVLVNGKRRHSNALLNLNGSTGRGSSSVDLNAIPANAIERIEVLRDGAAAQYGSDAIAGVINIVLKSASSGGSVAAIYGANVTEMDGVPQLESVSEGSDGNLAFTEGGDRSLTDGQTLTLQGNMGFELGENGFLNISTEYRDRHSTNRSDYDQRENYDRLDDGSLDPRELTVNRYNHNFGNGDVEDFSVFYNSALQLTNDAELYSFGSYSKREGEGGGFYRRASDSRNIEEIYPDGFLPVITSDINDFSLALGVKGFLSEWNYDVSAVYGQDAFEFGVINSLNTSYGPTSQTSFDAGTLTYDQLTLNVDFNREVDVSFLDSSVSVAFGAEYRTEGYKIEAGEEASYAQGTFGPGGEVTGEDGPFGAAGSQVFPGFTPESEGDNSRHNVSFYIDLETYLTDDWNIAVAARYEDYSDFGDTLNGKIATRYSLTEDLAIRASASTGFRAPSLQQQYFTSVATVFVDGEPTETGTFAPSSDVAQALGSPGLDAEEATNYGVGFTWSTDFNFSLSVDYYQILIDDRIVLSNNLSGDAIEELLAGTGATQGRFFLNAIDSKTRGVDVVASYNVATDGYGDIAFNLGYNYGKNEVTNIIDPPAELQGAGFDQDNLFSGTELRRFEVSTPRNKYNLSATWTNDDIRTTLRTTRYGETQDPSSTAELNEVLKPKWITDLDIGYALTNNVSLSVGANNIFDVYPDATRENVEELTTFSRLFAYSSFSPYGFNGRYVYGKIEMKF, translated from the coding sequence ATGAATAAAAGACCATTATTTAAATTACAACAAACTGCCCCACAAAAACTGCTGGCGTTAAGCGTATCAGCAGCCTTACTGGGTAGTTTTTCAATTAATGCTGCAGAACAAGAGCCACAAGCACAAAAAGACATAGAACAAATAAGCGTTATTGGCTCTCGCCGATTAGGCCGCACAGTAGAAGACAGCGCTGTGCCTATTGATATTATTGGCGCCGATGCACTTAAAAGCTCAGGCCTTACCGAAACAAACGCATTATTAAGTAACTTATTACCAAGCTTTAACTTTCCGCAGGCATCTCTTACTGATGGTAGTGACCATGTACGCCCTGCACAGCTTCGTGGTTTAGCACCCGATCACACTCTAGTACTTGTTAATGGTAAGCGCCGTCACAGTAATGCATTACTTAACTTAAATGGCTCAACAGGTCGTGGCTCTTCGTCTGTAGATTTAAATGCAATACCAGCAAACGCTATTGAGCGCATTGAAGTATTGCGCGATGGTGCAGCTGCGCAATATGGCTCTGATGCAATAGCGGGTGTTATTAATATTGTACTTAAAAGTGCAAGTAGCGGCGGATCTGTAGCTGCAATTTATGGCGCAAATGTAACCGAAATGGATGGCGTACCTCAGCTTGAATCTGTATCTGAGGGTAGCGATGGTAATTTAGCATTTACCGAAGGCGGCGATCGCTCATTAACAGACGGACAAACTTTAACGCTTCAAGGTAATATGGGTTTTGAACTGGGCGAAAATGGCTTTTTAAACATTTCGACTGAATACCGCGACCGCCACTCTACAAACCGTTCAGACTACGATCAACGCGAAAACTACGATCGCTTAGACGATGGCTCACTCGACCCTCGTGAACTCACAGTAAACCGTTACAACCATAACTTTGGTAATGGTGATGTAGAAGATTTCTCTGTTTTTTATAACTCAGCTCTACAACTCACTAACGATGCTGAGCTCTATTCATTTGGTTCTTACTCTAAACGTGAAGGTGAAGGCGGCGGGTTTTATCGCCGTGCAAGCGACAGCCGTAATATAGAAGAAATTTACCCTGACGGCTTTTTACCGGTGATCACCTCAGACATAAACGACTTTTCATTAGCGCTTGGCGTTAAAGGATTTTTAAGCGAATGGAATTACGATGTATCGGCAGTCTATGGTCAAGATGCATTTGAGTTTGGTGTTATAAATAGCTTAAATACATCATACGGCCCTACTAGCCAAACAAGCTTTGATGCCGGCACCCTGACTTACGATCAGCTTACTTTAAACGTAGATTTTAATCGCGAAGTAGATGTAAGCTTTTTAGACAGCTCGGTAAGTGTTGCTTTTGGCGCAGAGTATCGTACAGAAGGTTACAAAATTGAAGCAGGCGAAGAAGCGTCATACGCACAAGGGACATTTGGCCCAGGTGGTGAAGTTACTGGTGAAGATGGCCCGTTTGGTGCTGCAGGCTCGCAAGTATTTCCAGGCTTTACCCCAGAGTCTGAAGGTGACAACAGCCGCCACAATGTTAGCTTTTACATCGATTTGGAAACCTACCTTACAGATGATTGGAACATAGCTGTTGCAGCGCGTTACGAGGATTACTCTGATTTTGGCGATACGCTCAATGGTAAAATTGCAACGCGTTATTCGCTCACTGAAGATTTAGCCATTCGTGCATCGGCATCAACAGGTTTTAGAGCGCCCTCTTTACAACAACAATACTTTACATCTGTTGCAACAGTATTTGTTGATGGCGAGCCAACCGAAACAGGCACCTTTGCACCAAGTAGCGATGTAGCACAAGCCCTTGGCTCACCAGGTCTTGATGCAGAAGAAGCCACTAACTACGGTGTCGGCTTTACGTGGTCTACCGACTTCAACTTCAGCTTATCGGTTGATTACTATCAAATATTAATTGATGACCGTATCGTTTTATCTAACAATTTGTCGGGCGATGCAATTGAAGAACTATTAGCAGGCACTGGCGCAACACAGGGTCGTTTTTTCTTAAATGCGATTGATAGTAAAACACGTGGTGTTGATGTAGTTGCTTCGTACAATGTAGCAACCGATGGCTATGGCGATATTGCCTTTAACTTAGGCTACAACTACGGCAAAAACGAAGTAACAAATATTATCGATCCACCAGCCGAGCTACAAGGAGCAGGGTTCGATCAAGACAACTTATTCTCAGGCACTGAGCTGCGTCGTTTTGAGGTAAGTACACCCCGTAACAAATACAATTTAAGTGCTACGTGGACTAACGATGATATTCGTACCACGCTTAGAACAACTCGTTACGGCGAAACTCAAGATCCATCATCTACGGCTGAACTAAATGAAGTGTTAAAACCAAAATGGATCACCGACTTAGACATCGGTTACGCGCTTACCAATAACGTATCGTTGAGCGTAGGTGCAAATAACATTTTTGATGTATACCCAGATGCAACACGAGAAAACGTTGAAGAGCTAACAACCTTCTCGCGCTTATTTGCTTACTCTAGCTTCTCACCGTATGGATTTAACGGACGCTACGTATACGGCAAAATTGAAATGAAGTTTTAA